The following proteins are encoded in a genomic region of Oncorhynchus kisutch isolate 150728-3 linkage group LG6, Okis_V2, whole genome shotgun sequence:
- the LOC109893342 gene encoding 40S ribosomal protein S11, with protein sequence MADAQTERAYQKQPTIFQNKKRVLVGEGGKEAKEKLPRYHKSVGLGFKTPREAIDGTYIDKKCPFTGNVSIRGRILSGVVTKMKMQRTIVIRRDYLHYIRKYNRFEKRHKNMSVHLSPAFRDVSVGDIVTVGECRPLSKTVRFNVLKVTKAAGAKKQFQKF encoded by the exons ATGGCGGATGCACAA ACCGAGAGGGCTTATCAGAAGCAGCCAACCATCTTCCAGAACAAGAAGCGTGTTCTGGTTGGTGAAGGTGGCAAGGAGGCTAAGGAGAAGCTCCCACGCTACCACAAGAGCGTTGGTCTAGGCTTCAAAACCCCAAGAGAG GCTATCGATGGTACTTACATTGACAAGAAATGCCCCTTCACTGGGAATGTCTCCATCCGTGGTCGTATCCTCTCCG GCGTGGTGACCAAGATGAAGATGCAGAGGACCATCGTCATCAGACGTGACTACCTGCATTACATCCGCAAATACAATCGCTTTGAGAAGAGGCACAAGAAcatgtctgtccatctctcacctGCCTTCAG AGACGTCTCCGTCGGAGACATTGTTACTGTCGGAGAGTGCCGACCCCTCAGCAAGACAGTCAGGTTCAACGTCCTCAAGGTCACAAAGGCCGCTGGAGCCAAGAAGCAGTTCCAGAAGTTCTAA